GCGATTTGAATATTTCGGCGTTGCCCACCGAGCCGTCCTTCTCGATGACGAACGTGACCAGGACTTTCCCGTAAATGTTTTTGCCGAGGGCTTCCGCCGGGTATTTCACGTTCATTTGTACCCACCGGCGAAACTCGCCGATGTCGCCGCCGTTGAATTGCGGCGGGGTATCCACCACCAGGAACGGCTCCTCCCCGGAACCTTTGTTTTCACTGGTCTTAGTGTCCTGTGCCGTAGCAGTTATTCTGAAATCAACGGGCAGCGTATATCTCACACGCACCTTTTCGCCGCGCTGTTCGCCCGGTTTCCATTTGGGCGAAGCTGCGACGACGCGCCGCGTCTCTTCCGAGAATGCCTTGCCCGGCGTCTGAAGTATCTGGATATTGCTTACCGAGCCGTCCTTTTCGACGACGAACGACAGTACGACACGTCCCTGCTCCCCGTTCCTGAATGCCTCGGCCGGGTATTTCACATTCGCCTGCACCCACGTACGGAAGGTGTTCAGGTCGCCGTATCCGGGGTTGTCGCCCTCCTGCATCGGGAACAAGGGCATGGTTTCTGCGATCAGGAACGGCTGGTCGTCCTCCTTCTCGCCGGTTTCGCGGATGCTGCCGTCCTGCAGTTCGGCCTGTGCCGTGGCTCCCATTCTGAAATCTACGGGCAGGGTGTATTTCACGCGCACCTTCTGCCCCCGTTGTTCGCCGGGTGTCCATTTGGGCGATGCTTCGATTACGCGCAGCGCCTCAGCCGAGAGCGATCGGTCGGGTGTCTGGAGTATCTGCATATTGCTTACCGAACCATCCTTTTCGACGACGAACGACAATATGACGCGCCCCTGGATATTGTTTTTGACGGCTTCGGCCGGATATTTCACATTTTCCTGCACCCATGCGCGGAAGGTGTTGAGGTCGCCGCCCCGGAACGAGGGCATCGTTTCTGCGATCAGGAAGGGCTGCTCGTTATCTTGCGCAAAGCTGCCGGTCATGGTCATGCCCCTCTGCTCCGATGCGGCCGGTGCGGGGCTGTATCCTTTGGTCGTTATGATTACCACGCCGTTGCGGGCTCGTTGCCCGTAGGTCGCTACGGAGGCTTGGTCTTTGAGAATCGTTATGTTTTCTATGCGGTTCGGATCGAGCTTGTTTATGAAATCGGGGGCCACCTCGATCCCGTCGACCACCCAGAGCGGGTTGCCGATCTCGGCCGAAAGCACCGGTGTCCCCGGGGTTTCGGATTCCAGCGGGATCCCGGCAAACTGACGGGCTGCCTCTCCGACCTCCAGCAGGTAGGGTTTGCAACCGACGTAGGTGACGGTGAGTATTGATCCCTGCGGGGCGGAGATTTCCGCATGTCCCGATTTATCGGTGACAACGCCCTTTTGCGTATCCTTTATCGTTATCACTGCTCCGGGCAGGGGTTCGCCGTCCTTAAGTACCGTTACGGCGACCTGTTTTTCGGTGGTTGCCGCTCCTTGGTTCGACGAGCTTGCGGCCCTGTTTTCAGTTCGGAGCAACACGACGACGGTGGCCTCCTTTTGGCTATGCTGCTTCGTATCGACCGTCGCCGGTTCGTAGCCGGGATAGCTTATCATGAGTTTGCTGCCGCCCGGGACGGCGATCTCGGCATGCCCGTCCGTATCGGTCACGGTGCCCTGCGTCGTGCCTATGACCTGTACGATGGCCCCGGAGAGCGCCCCTTTGTCCTTGCTCCGAACCTCTATCGACACGCTGCGTGTCTTGTCCTTTTTTTCATCTCCGGCATTCTGTGTTTCCAGCCCGGGAGCGGTTCCTATACCTGTGCCGGCTGTCGGGGCGACGATCACTGCGGCGCGCGTAGTGAACGAAAATGCGCACAGGAGCCCTATCAGGGCAGGCAGCGTACCTGCCAGCCGGAGCAGGCTGTGCCTGCCTTTTGTCTGCGTAGTCATCATTTTAAAGCGTTTTTTAGTAAGTGAGTTACGCAGCCCGTTGGCTATTTCCGGACTATAACCGAAAAGCTGCTTGAAGATCGTTTGCATGTATTCGGCCCTGTCGTAGCCGCTCGTGAGCACGTCGCTGTCGGCCTCGAATTCCTCGGCCTCGGTCAGCCGCCGTGCAGCTATCCATACGAAGGGGTTCCACCACAGGGCGGCTTTCATGGTTTCCATGACGATCCGCTCGAGGGAGTGGCGGTGGGCTATGTGGCTCGATTCGTGGGCCAGGATCGCCCCCATTTCCGCGGCGGGGGTTGCGGCCCATATGTAGATTGTGCGGAAGAACGAGAACGAAGCGATCTCCTGCCGCGTGCGCACGATCCTGTATTTGCCCGTGCGGGTGACCTCCGCGCCGCGCCGCAGGCGCCGGATACGGAATATCTGCCACAACATGATGCCGAGAATCAGGGTTGCACCTGCCAGGTAAAGCCCCAGGCACAGATGCCCGGGCGTGATGGCGTGCGCCTCGGCGTCGGGCAGCACTTCGGCCGTCCAGTCAGCGAGGTCGGGCGCAGTTACGGTCGGGGTCGCCACGATGACCTGCCCCGGCCATACGGGGATGCGTAGCAGGGGGATCAGTGCGGCTGCGGCCGTCGAGGCAAGCAGGTACAGGCGGCACCAGCGGAATTTCACCCTGCG
This Alistipes onderdonkii DNA region includes the following protein-coding sequences:
- a CDS encoding M56 family metallopeptidase, whose translation is MKTLAIYALEVLACSGVLLAAYTILLDRRVKFRWCRLYLLASTAAAALIPLLRIPVWPGQVIVATPTVTAPDLADWTAEVLPDAEAHAITPGHLCLGLYLAGATLILGIMLWQIFRIRRLRRGAEVTRTGKYRIVRTRQEIASFSFFRTIYIWAATPAAEMGAILAHESSHIAHRHSLERIVMETMKAALWWNPFVWIAARRLTEAEEFEADSDVLTSGYDRAEYMQTIFKQLFGYSPEIANGLRNSLTKKRFKMMTTQTKGRHSLLRLAGTLPALIGLLCAFSFTTRAAVIVAPTAGTGIGTAPGLETQNAGDEKKDKTRSVSIEVRSKDKGALSGAIVQVIGTTQGTVTDTDGHAEIAVPGGSKLMISYPGYEPATVDTKQHSQKEATVVVLLRTENRAASSSNQGAATTEKQVAVTVLKDGEPLPGAVITIKDTQKGVVTDKSGHAEISAPQGSILTVTYVGCKPYLLEVGEAARQFAGIPLESETPGTPVLSAEIGNPLWVVDGIEVAPDFINKLDPNRIENITILKDQASVATYGQRARNGVVIITTKGYSPAPAASEQRGMTMTGSFAQDNEQPFLIAETMPSFRGGDLNTFRAWVQENVKYPAEAVKNNIQGRVILSFVVEKDGSVSNMQILQTPDRSLSAEALRVIEASPKWTPGEQRGQKVRVKYTLPVDFRMGATAQAELQDGSIRETGEKEDDQPFLIAETMPLFPMQEGDNPGYGDLNTFRTWVQANVKYPAEAFRNGEQGRVVLSFVVEKDGSVSNIQILQTPGKAFSEETRRVVAASPKWKPGEQRGEKVRVRYTLPVDFRITATAQDTKTSENKGSGEEPFLVVDTPPQFNGGDIGEFRRWVQMNVKYPAEALGKNIYGKVLVTFVIEKDGSVGNAEIFKSPDKSLADEVLRVIGKSPKWTPGKQRGEAVRVKFGMPVDFAVQTSEGILHDKDTAQREGDMEEILVVGYGTQKK